The Malus domestica chromosome 10, GDT2T_hap1 genome contains a region encoding:
- the LOC103446455 gene encoding protein STRUBBELIG-RECEPTOR FAMILY 3-like has translation MVRVRWEMRTQLLIGLMLILTVPASVALTDSQDVIAMNSLFVALGYPPLPGWLLVGGDPCGDNWQGVGCVFSNITSLKLNGANLGGQLGDSLALFGSIIEIDFSNNHIGGSIPTSFPLTVRNVSLSNNQFNGSIPGGGLSSSAQLLELSLDNNHLSGEIPDAFQPLTILNRLDLSGNNLSGQLCPSLANLSSLSTLHLQNNNLVGTLDVLQDLPLQDLNIENNLFSGPIPPKLLGIPNFRKDGNPFNTTIIPSPLPPAPSFVAGAPTSSQLPWQQANGPSSPAMLTTARTRKFFTTKTVMWIAIGGIGILVVIVLILCLLVRCFKGRRRSKEEKKHEISAYKIPKVNKNYSESSLQEGGQMEKVPKEAVMKPLDDYGVDSNRVVAVPKPQKEKNIEVESSAESSIHKKDHSIDMTDVSAEFLPRPPPPPFFLANKDTGNLVGPARVTASRIPMKSPDLSSVQVFTVGSLQQYTNSFSEENYIGAGMLGSVYRVTLPDQKILAVKKLDSTACTQQSDDEFLDLVSNISKAKHANIVKLVGYCAEHGQRLLVYEYCRNGTLHDALHTDDEIHHKLTWSVRIRVALGAARALEYLHEACQPPIVHHNFRSANLLLDEELEVRVSDCGLAPLILSPSMSGHLLTTYGSAAPEFDSGSYTHQSDVYSFGVVMLELLTGRKAYDRSRPRGEQYLVRWAVPKLHDIDALSRMVDPSLNGAYTMKSLSRFADIISSCVQREPEFRPRISEIVQELLQMV, from the exons ATGGTTCGTGTGCGGTGGGAAATGCGCACGCAGTTGTTGATTGGGTTGATGCTGATTCTCACTGTGCCAGCTTCTGTTGCACTGACTGATTCTCAAGATG TTATCGCAATGAATAGTTTATTCGTTGCTCTAGGCTACCCTCCTCTTCCAGGGTGGCTTCTTGTTGGAGGAGACCCATGTGGGGATAACTGGCAAGGTGTTGGCTGCGTCTTCTCAAACATAACATCACT AAAGCTTAATGGAGCCAACTTGGGAGGACAGTTGGGTGATAGCTTGGCACTCTTCGGGTCCATCATAGAAAT AGATTTCAGCAATAACCATATTGGAGGGAGTATTCCAACATCGTTTCCCCTGACAGTCAGGAATGT TTCACTATCAAATAATCAGTTCAATGGAAGCATCCCAGGCGGCGGTTTGTCATCATCAGCACAGTTGTTGGAATT GTCGTTAGACAATAACCATCTTAGTGGAGAAATACCAGATGCCTTTCAACCGCTCACCATTTTGAATAGATT GGATCTGTCTGGCAATAATTTAAGTGGTCAATTGTGCCCCTCATTGGCAAATTTGTCATCTCTTTCCACATT GCACTTACAGAACAATAACCTGGTTGGAACCCTTGATGTGTTACAGGATCTTCCCCTACAGGATTT GAACATTGAAAACAATTTATTCTCTGGGCCAATACCTCCAAAGTTGCTTGGCATTCCTAATTTCAG AAAAGATGGAAATCCTTTCAATACTACTATTATTCCATCACCTCTACCACCAGCACCTTCGTTTGTAGCCGGGGCACCTACTTCTTCTCAACTACCTTGGCAACAGGCTAATGGTCCTTCTTCGCCAGCAATGCTAACTACTGCTAGAACTAGGAAATTTTTTACAACTAAGACAGTGATGTGGATTGCTATTGGGGGGATTGGGATTCTAGTAGTTATTGTACTAATTTTATGTCTTCTAGTAAGATGTTTCAAAGGAAGGAGACGGagcaaggaagaaaagaagCATGAGATTAGTGCATATAAGATCCCTAAAGTGAATAAGAATTACAGTGAATCGTCACTTCAGGAAGGTGGTCAAATGGAGAAGG TCCCAAAAGAGGCAGTTATGAAACCACTGGATGACTATGGAGTGGACAGCAACAGAGTGGTTGCAGTTCCAAAgccacaaaaagaaaaaaatatagagGTGGAAAGTTCTGCAGAAAGTTCGATACATAAGAAGGATCATTCAATTGACATGACAGACGTGAGTGCAGAATTTTTGCCACGACCACCCCCTCCCCCATTTTTCCTTGCCAACAAGGACACTGGAAATTTGGTTGGGCCTGCTAGAGTAACTGCAAGCAGGATTCCCATGAAATCGCCGGACCTAAGCTCTGTACAAGTGTTTACTGTTGGATCACTTCAGCAATATACTAATAGCTTCTCTGAAGAAAATTATATTGGAGCAGGCATGCTTGGCAGTGTTTATAGGGTTACGCTTCCTGACCAAAAG atttTGGCGGTCAAGAAACTGGACAGTACAGCATGCACACAGCAGAGCGATGATGAATTTCTTGATTTAGTGTCTAATATCTCTAAAGCAAAACATGCTAATATCGTGAAACTAGTGGGTTACTGTGCTGAGCATGGCCAACGGCTACTTGTGTATGAGTATTGCAGAAACGGGACTCTCCATGATGCACTGCATACTGATGATGAAATCCATCATAAGCTTACATGGAGTGTGCGCATCCGCGTTGCACTTGGAGCTGCAAGAGCTCTTGA GTATTTGCATGAGGCCTGTCAGCCACCCATTGTGCACCATAATTTCAGGTCTGCCAATCTTCTCCTTGATGAAGAGCTTGAAGTACGTGTCTCGGACTGTGGTTTAGCTCCTCTGATATTGTCTCCCTCA ATGTCTGGGCACCTCCTCACTACTTATGGTTCTGCTGCCCCGGAATTTGACTCAGGAAGTTATACTCACCAAAGTGATGTCTACAGCTTTGGGGTTGTAATGTTGGAGCTCCTTACAGGGAGGAAGGCCTATGACAG GTCACGGCCTCGTGGGGAGCAGTATTTGGTTAGATGGGCGGTTCCGAAGCTTCATGACATTGATGCATTATCAAGGATGGTTGACCCCTCTCTAAATGGAGCATATACAATGAAGTCTTTATCCCGTTTTGCTGATATCATTTCCTCCTGCGTACAA AGGGAGCCAGAATTCCGGCCACGAATATCTGAAATTGTCCAGGAACTCCTACAAATGGTGTAA
- the LOC139188726 gene encoding uncharacterized protein — MDPETRSKKKDPETRSRERRRRRDRGRDGDGETEGETETERPRQRERPRERRRRRDRGRDEDGETETERPRQRQRRRDGDGDEVVSPLMWCGSEGVGCSRGEGKSAEMQRVQRVQRGRRGRMRVVHGENERVQRVQRAMRRCRR, encoded by the coding sequence ATGGATCCAGAAACCAGATCGAAGAAGAAGGATCCAGAAACCAGATCGAGGGAGAGACgaagacggagagaccgagggagagacggagacggagagaccgagggagagacggagacggagagaccgaggcagagagagagaccgagggagagacggagacggagagaccgaggcagAGACGAAGACggagagacggagacggagagaccgaggcagAGACAGAGACGTAGAGACGGAGATGGCGATGAGGTGGTGTCGCCGTTGATGTGGTGTGGAAGTGAGGGTGTGGGTTGTTCACGGGGAGAAGGAAAGAGTGCAGAGAtgcagagagtgcagagagtgcagagagggCGAAGAGGGAGAATGAGGGTTGTTCACGGGGAGAatgagagagtgcagagagtgcagagagcgATGAGGAGGTGTCGCCGTTGA